The Niastella koreensis GR20-10 genome includes a window with the following:
- a CDS encoding efflux RND transporter periplasmic adaptor subunit, protein MDKLIESEMLSRKKKRIVWTVLMVLVMVAVATWGMRSFFAPSLKQSDFTTAVVEKGDVENTLTASGEVMPEFEETITSPINASIQLVLMDAGNPVKAGQSVLTLDKSSTQTGYEKLKFQLESKRNDLRKLKLELDKSFYDLKSNNDIKQLHINSYEAAVENANRLYKAGGGTRENIEQAEMDLSVAKLEKQQLENEIKNKQQTMQVEIREAQIAADIQENDLHELERKLQLANIVASHDGVVTWVNKNIGTSIAEGEPLARIADLRSFKVQGSIADSYLDQLHNGLPAIIRIGETQVKGKVVNIQPAVQNGIVTFDIQLNKQDNQLLRPNMKVDVFLVTAAVRQVWRVANGAAFKGASPYQVFVVRNGKAIRRTVHTGLSNFDYIELKDNIQTGDVVITSDMSEFKNTQEIIIRN, encoded by the coding sequence ATGGATAAACTGATTGAATCGGAAATGCTTTCCCGGAAAAAGAAAAGAATAGTATGGACTGTACTGATGGTACTGGTAATGGTGGCAGTGGCTACCTGGGGAATGCGGTCTTTTTTCGCTCCTTCGCTCAAACAATCCGATTTTACAACTGCCGTGGTAGAGAAGGGCGATGTTGAAAATACACTCACCGCCTCCGGCGAAGTAATGCCTGAATTTGAAGAAACCATTACCAGTCCCATTAATGCATCCATACAACTGGTGCTGATGGATGCCGGCAATCCTGTAAAAGCCGGTCAATCGGTATTGACCCTTGATAAATCATCTACGCAAACCGGTTACGAGAAACTCAAATTCCAACTGGAATCAAAACGCAATGATCTCCGCAAACTGAAACTGGAGCTGGACAAAAGCTTCTATGACCTCAAATCAAACAATGACATAAAGCAGCTGCATATTAACAGTTACGAAGCTGCGGTAGAAAATGCCAACCGACTGTACAAAGCCGGTGGTGGCACCCGGGAAAATATTGAACAGGCGGAGATGGACCTCAGCGTGGCCAAACTGGAGAAACAGCAACTGGAGAATGAGATCAAAAACAAGCAACAGACCATGCAGGTAGAAATACGTGAAGCACAAATTGCCGCTGACATCCAGGAAAATGACCTGCATGAGCTGGAGCGAAAGCTACAACTGGCCAACATTGTCGCCAGCCATGATGGCGTGGTTACCTGGGTAAATAAGAACATCGGCACCAGCATCGCGGAAGGCGAACCGTTAGCCCGCATAGCCGACCTGCGCAGTTTTAAGGTGCAGGGCAGTATTGCCGACAGTTACCTTGACCAGCTGCACAATGGCCTGCCTGCGATCATTCGCATTGGAGAAACGCAGGTAAAAGGCAAAGTGGTAAATATTCAACCCGCTGTGCAGAATGGGATTGTAACCTTCGATATCCAGTTGAACAAACAGGATAACCAACTGCTGCGCCCGAATATGAAAGTGGACGTATTCCTGGTTACGGCGGCGGTTCGCCAGGTATGGCGGGTGGCCAATGGCGCTGCGTTTAAAGGCGCATCTCCCTACCAGGTTTTTGTAGTTCGTAACGGCAAGGCCATCCGGCGGACCGTTCACACCGGCCTCAGCAATTTCGACTATATAGAGCTCAAAGATAATATCCAGACAGGCGATGTGGTCATTACCTCCGACATGAGCGAATTCAAAAATACACAGGAAATCATCATCAGGAATTAG